Proteins found in one Arachis stenosperma cultivar V10309 chromosome 8, arast.V10309.gnm1.PFL2, whole genome shotgun sequence genomic segment:
- the LOC130943923 gene encoding uncharacterized protein LOC130943923 — MRIPTRIAITLTHSASAASNHNRSCYSTCRAVLVPSFGGPEVLQLHPNVQVPPLKPNEVLVRSRAVSINPLDTRMRSGYGRSLFEPLLPIILGRDVSGEVAAVGASVRSVSIGQEVFGALHPTAVRGTYTDYAILPEDEITPKPSSLSHVEASAIPFAALTAWRALKSTARITEGQRILVVGGGGAVGFAAIQIAVATGCHVATTCGGQSIERLLAAGAEQAVDYITEDVEVAIKGKFDAVLDTIGVPETERMGINFLKQGGHYMTLQGEAASLADRFGLAVGLPAAKVAELQKQIRYRYSHGIDYSWTYMRADIEGLIEIRKLCEAGKLKIPVDKTYPITQVREAHEAKDKKLIPGKVVLELD, encoded by the exons ATGAGGATCCCGACAAGAATTGCAATCACTCTCACACACTCTGCTAGCGCTGCTTCCAATCATAATCGCAGCTGCTACTCCACTTGCCGCGCCGTTCTTGTTCCCTCATTCGGCGGTCCCGAGGTTCTGCAACTGCACCCCAACGTCCAAGTCCCTCCCTTGAAGCCCAACGAAGTTCTCGTTCGCTCTCGCGCCGTTTCCATCAACCCCTTGGACACTCGC ATGCGTTCTGGCTATGGGCGTTCCCTTTTTGAGCCGCTCTTGCCTATCATCTTGGGCCGCGACGTCAGCGGCGAGGTTGCAGCCGTTGGAGCTTCGGTGAGGTCGGTGAGCATCGGACAGGAGGTTTTTGGGGCTTTGCATCCAACTGCTGTGAGGGGTACTTATACTGATTATGCTATTCTACCTGAAGATGAGATTACTCCAAAGCCTAGTTCACTTTCGCATGTG GAAGCAAGTGCAATACCTTTTGCTGCACTAACGGCTTGGCGTGCTCTAAAAAGTACTGCCAGAATAACTGAAGG ACAAAGGATATTAGTAGTGGGAGGTGGAGGAGCAGTAGGTTTTGCTGCAATTCAGATTGCAGTAGCTACTGGTTGTCATGTTGCAACCACTTGTGGAGGTCAAAGCATTGAGCGACTATTAGCAGCTGGTGCTGAGCAGGCTGTTGACTATATTACTGAG GATGTGGAGGTAGCTATAAAGGGGAAGTTCGATGCTGTTTTGGACACGATTGGTGTGCCAGAGACAGAAAGGATGGGCATTAATTTTCTGAAGCAAGGTGGGCACTACATGACACTTCAG GGTGAGGCAGCATCTTTGGCTGATCGGTTTGGACTGGCAGTTGGGCTTCCTGCAGCTAAAGTTGCCGAGTTACAAAAACAGATTCGATACCGATACTCTCATGGAATAG ATTACTCATGGACATACATGAGGGCTGACATAGAAGGTCTAATTGAGATTCGAAAGCTATGTGAAGCTGGAAAGTTGAAGATACCTGTTGATAAAACATATCCCATAACACAAGTAAGGGAGGCTCATGAGGCAAAAGACAAGAAGTTGATTCCAGGTAAAGTGGTGCTGGAACTTGATTAA